The nucleotide sequence TGATTTAATAGCTTCATATTTTCTCCACAGTTTCTTCTTCAGCTACCTCTCTCACTCTCTCATATTACATAATTGCCCCTACGGAAGAAGCAGCTATGCCTGCGTCGTTGCAGAGCTCCGGTGAGTTTCCGGCTGGGTTAAGGGttcttgttgttgatgatgacgTCACTACGTTGAAGATAATTGAACAAATGTCTCTTCGCTGTCATTATCAAGGTTAGTTTTTTCATTTCTCCAAATAATTTCGCTGAGTTAGTATTGTTAAGTCAAATATGTGTTCTTTTTACACAAATAATTTACATGGTTAATTCAATTCAACAGATGGTTAATGAATATACCAAAGTGTTGCAACTCATTGATCATTCATTGCACATAAATAATTAACCATGATTTTAAACTTCATTTACCACCACTTTGGTGTTCAAATGTAGATGATATTCATTATCCAATGATTCAGttcaaaaaaactttaaaattgtgGTTAATTGTATTTAGTGAATGATTAATGAGTTGCGACACATTTAATATTCATTAGTCATCTATATTGTTGTCAAATTGTTGGAAATTCTACCTTTATTGCGGTCCATCTTCATTGCAGCATCCAACACCTTATTGTGTTGGCTttagtctcacatcggatagataggagtcttgataaaagtttataaagaCGAGACACGCCTCACCTTAAAAGCAGTTTTCTAAGGATGAGTTATGCTCAACTCAAATTTCAAGACGAATTTTTATGGCAAATTgggtcaaaatatcatttctctttcaaaTAGAGCTATGTTGCCGAAGCATTTATACCCGTGGTTGTCAAATTCACGAGTCAACTGTAAACTAGGAGGCCAAAACGAGTTGAGTCGGTCATACTAAGATAGACTGTTCATTTTGTTGCTGTTTGTATGAATGCTCTGTTTTTgtttcactcttttttttttttttgtctaaggcGAGTGCTTAATGTTTCTGTTATCTCTATTCTCCAAAACTAGCattgtttttaatgttttttttattgctcGTGTCCCTTGTGTGTCTCAAAAAAATGTCCCTTTGTATTGTTAcagtttgaaattgaaaattttatattaattggTGTCCTAATATATATGTGTCATTTTaaagtcattttttattttccatggACTCTTACAATCTGCGAGTGGAGTCTACGAACCCTACACGACTCTATGTAGACTTGCCAGTTTGACAACCTTATCTATGTCGATGAAGACTAGACGGTGAATTAACTTTTACCGTGAAAGTTTATTTATgaagttgaaacttgaaacatTACACTAATAAAAGGAAACATCGGCATTAAGTGCTAATAGGAAAGAAGGAAAAGCTATATCAACATGAGTACATATAAAGAAACAAGCGAAGTTTTACATGAAGCTGGTGAGGAAGAATGTGAAAGTGTCAACGATAGTGTTGATTCGCTTAGTGAAATGGGCTATGTTGAAGTCAAAGTTCACTTTTGGATTGATGTCTTGGGAATTTTTTAGTTACTATAGTATAGTTGTTGACATGCACGTTGAAGGCAAGGACAACTGCCATATATGTGACATGATGACAGATAGGTAGTTACAATGTAACGGCATCTATAAATAAGAGTTTTTATGGTGAAGAACAAGTTAATAACTTGAAATCTGAAGTCTAACTCCGAAACTGGAAATGGATTAGTGCTCTTAGAGATCAAGTACACCATCATTTGTCGACTTCCTGTATTTTTGCTTTAAATCAAGTTAAATATTCAAAGTCCTTTTATCATCTTTATTTGTTCTGATTGTTTTATGCTATTGCCTTTACCGCTGCTTTCCATTGCCACTTTCTCATTTGcatcattcaattttttctttcaaattattacTAAACCTTACTTGGCGCAACGGTAAAGTGGCTGTCATGTGACTGAAatgtcacgggttcaagtcctagaaacaacctcttgtgtaaaaacagggtaaggctgcgtataatacaccaaatggtgggaccccttcctggaccctgcgtatgcgggagctttgtGAACAGGGCTTCCCTTTTTTATTACTAAACCTTACTTCAAACGTGCATTCTTAAATATATTTACTTACTCAACCATCCCAATTCAAGTGCCATTTGCTTTTATGTCTTTAGTTTCCTTGCAATTATCTTCTTTTCCATTTACATTTCATTCAACTTATCTTTCTGCAATTTAAAATCTTTCCTTTACTCTTGGTGTCATTTAACAGTTTTCACTCTCATTTAAagtcttttcttttctttttatgaattttccttcattcttttgttCTATGTTCTGTGCATGTTTACACATTGGTCTTTACTCTTAACAACTGTTTGCGTTTTTTGAATTCGATGTTTAATATCTATGTCCTCAACAGAATATCAATCAATTAAGAATGGtgttcaaattgttttttaaatccATCATTTATGAATTAGATTTACCTTATAACTCGTTAAACTTCACCATTTActgattaaataattatttgttgttggaTTTGGTATGTGTCTCATTAAACCGAAATAACGGTACACAACTCAATGCTTGTTTTTGAAGATAACCATACTTGACTTAGGAGGAGGGTTAAAAGGAGGGTTTTTATTTCAAGTAAGTTTATAAATTCTACTTTTTatgacaaaggaaaaaaaaattaatttgtaggAAGTTTAatgtttattcatttatttatttgaagggttaaatatttttttctttgcctTTATACATTGTGGTAAATTTCTATTTTGGTTCCTATTAAAATTTAGGGTTCCTTAGGTGGACACGATATGACATCGATAAATCGAATAAGAGAGTTGAATAACAGGAGGATCAAATATGAACACAATATATGTAATATGCACAACATAATCCACCAAATAGTATATGTTACCCAATCTTATGTTAGAGGCAGATTAGATAATGACATGatgtaaattataattatacaaTAAAATCACCCTTATGTTAAGTATTGGTAGGGCGTGATCAGTTGTGGAGGTTTTAgatttttgagaaatgatatctgtacaaccaatttgtgacaactttctctgccatactcacattatgtttttactttctctctctattgttttggttttcgtgcTAATATctacttttctttgtaaatctATGGTTGTCCCATAAGTTGTCAagcaaatggatgttcaaataacacacctctagatttttatatttagcccaactcatccttacaaaaccggcttgtaaggtgaaggATGCCCCCCTAGATTATTTCAGTCATTATCTCTATTCTATGCGAGACTTGAGCTTTTCCAATAGGTGTTGACAGCTACAAACTGTGTGGGGTGGTAGAAGTAATGTTTGGAAATGTCAAGTTTGCAATGGAGGTTGATTTTGAATATCTGTGGTGGCGGAGGGTCCTAAGTGGCAATTAGAATGGTGGAGGGTGCAGAGCAGCAGTTGCAAAGGATGCTAGGTGGTGATGACAATTATAGAGGGTATTGAGCAATGATAGTGGAAGGTGTCAGGCGGAGGTGATCTGAGAGGGTGATAGGTGGCATATGTCGTCGTGGGGGGAGGGAGGGTAAAGGAAGAAAGCGTGGGTCATAGGTAAGGGTGAAAAAGGGAAAAACTCTACACTATTATGtttatttctaatttaatttaatggcaTTAAATTTGCAATTGACTTCCATAGATATGGTAGACCTAGTTCGTGTACGGGATGGGTTCCTGTAAATtcgaataatatattttcttcttaatttgtaatatatttttattttcatttatccTGCAGTCACTACATGCTCTGAGGCTACTGTTGCTTTGAAAATTCTGCGGGAAAGGAAAGGCTGTTTTGATGTTGTGCTGAGTGATGTTCATATGCCAGACATGGATGGCTATAAACTCCTTGAACATGTTGGGTTGGAAATGGACCTTCCTGTTATTAGTAAGAACTGGTTTCCTGTTCTTGTTCGTTGAATTAATTTAGTGTACTTGTAATACTTAATACTGAAAACTGGTTATGTTCTGCACGGTGCAGTGATGTCTGTTGATGATAGGACAAGTACTGTCATGAAGGGAATTAGACACGGggcttgtgatttttttattaagccTGTACGGATGGAAGAACTAAGGAATATATGGCAGCATGTTGCTAggaaaattttgaatgaaaataagGAACATGATAATTCTGGCAGCATAGAAGATAATGATCGCAATACACAGGGGAATGATGATAATGACAACACTTCTTCTGTTGCTGGTGCAACAAAAGGAATagtaaaagaacaaaaaaagaggagcaatttaaaagatgaagatgttgaGTTGGAGAATGATGATCCATCTGCATCTAAGAAGCCTCGTGTAGTGTGGTCAGTAGAACTGCATCAACAATTTGTCAGTGCTGTAAATCAACTAGGACTTGACAGTAAGATttccaacttttttttctttctatttcttttgCTTTTGCATTCAACGACGAAGACTTCTTTGGATTTAATAATCATAAAGCGTTTTAAGCATTTATTGCTTATCATTTATTTGTTATCCTTGTATTTCAGAGGCCGTGCCAAAGAGAATACTTGAAATGATGAATGTCCCTGGTCTGACAAGAGAAAATGTTGCAAGTCATTTACAGGTATTAGTCCAATTTGTGAAGTCATTGCTTACAATCTTCCTTGAGAACCATTTGCATTATTTGATGTACAATAGTTGAACATGTAACTGACCTAAAGTTTATGCTATTagtctcttttttcttcttcaattttcatatcttattatgtgctatatttCATGTTTGGCCTTCAGGCTACCTTTCTTTTATGAAATGCTAGATGTACGGATTTCTACTGCCTTGATGGGAATTTCATACGTTGTCTTGACTTTTTTGTTGCAATTGTTGAATCTTCTGGGTATAAATGAACACTGCATAGACTTGGGCCTGATTTGACTGGTAGAAATCACATCAATCTGTTGTTAGGCTAGTTTTTGTATCTGTTTATATCCTATCATACATGCTACCACCTTAGTAGCTCTTGTAAAGAGCCTGTGTCAAAACTATCAGTACAACATGGAGTTGCTGTGTTTTGTCACTCCTTGATAGGATATTCACCAAAAAGAATCTATTTGCATGATTAGTCGTTCGTAATATTGATGTGTCAACAAGAGTATATTATCTATGAATGTTTTGTATGTCACAGAGAGGGTCTACAAGCTCAAAGTTGTTATGATAAAAGGCAATGAGCattgatgaaaatgaagaagtttaATTGTATCTTTTTATTATTCCCATTTTGGAGGGGGAGGTTAAAACTAATGCTGTTGGGGTTTCACAGTGGTGTTGTTTTGGGTTTTAAATATTAGGAAGaaataatatgttgaaaattgatTCCAGTTGAGATGAGAATCTCTATTGGGTCATGCGGAAGGACAGCCTAAAAAATCATTACAGAACGTTAATACTATCATTGATTTGACTCAAGTTGTCCTATACTAATTTAAATACTATGTTATAAATATACGACATTGGTAAAGGTAATAATATCCTGGAATGAGACTAGTGATGTATGAGAAAGGTTAGGTTGATCAAGAATAATGACATGAACCCAAGTGATAGAATGAACTActttcttattaaaaataattagatgttaagattaaaagaacaaagataTGTGGTAATGAATATAGTCTGTTATTTAGTGATATATGCcgttatatatgtatgttttcGAACGGGTGAGAAATATTATCTGCTCATATTTaagtttttgatatttttgcaaACCGAGTCACTAGATTGTAGATAAATGAACTTGTGTTTTGCAGTGCTTTACTGTGGTTAACATTACCATTTTGAATTGGCAGAAATTTAGGCTTTATTTGAAGAGGTTAAGTGTAGTGGCACATCAACAGAATGGGATGTTAAACACAGTTCATGGGACTATAGAATCCAAGCTGGCTGCTACTGGAAGATATGACATACAGGCTTTGGCTGGTTCTGGCCATGTTTCCCCTGAAACACTTGCAGCTCTTCAGGCGGAGCTCTTAGGTCACCCGGCAACTAACATAATGCCTACAGTGGACCGGACTGCACTAATGCATGCATCTGTACAGGGGACAAAACATTCTCTTGCTGATGATCATGCTGTAGCATGTGGTCAGCCTCTTGTAAAATATCCTTCCAACATTGTCAATAATTTCCCTCAATCCATCTTAAAAGTAGATGATTCATCATCAATATATGGAGCATGGCCGCCATCTAGTACACTCGGGTCAGTCTCAAGTGGAAGGTTAGGCGTTCAGAATAATAACACGCTGGTTGATATATTGCAGCACCAACAACAGCACCAGCATCAGCAAAAACAACAGCAGTCTCAGATACATGATCAAAATCGATCAATCAATGTTCAACCATCTTGCTTGGTGGTTCCTGCTCAATCTTCTAATACCTTCCAGGCAGTAAATAGTGTTGCTTCTGTCAACAAGGATTGCAGTTTTAGCAGAAATGCCATTATTGATTATAGTcaatcatcacaaaaatcaaGTAATTCATCGAGTTCATCTCAATATCCTGGCGGAGAAACCAGAGCTACCTCCATTTCTCCTCAAATATCCTCTTTTTCAGTAGGATCCAGAAATAACAATATTCAGCAGATTCAAAACTCAACTTTAACATTTGGTGCTGCTAGACCTTTGCCTGGCCTTCTCCCCTTGACACTTAGACAAGTTCCATATGATATTAAATCCAGCGATTCACTTGATGAAGTATGTCTTAGGAATCTAGGATTTGTTGGAAAAGGCACCTGCATACcaagttttgaaaataaaatccaaTCATCTGCAAATGATTTTAGTCAAATGAAAGTATTCATGGCTAGCAATGGTAACACAGTGAAGGAGGAATTAGAGGAGGAACCAAGTCTTATCAGATATCCAAATGCGAGCCAGCCAGTTCTTCAGAATTATCCATCTCATGATCATTCAAGTGCATTCACTTAATAGGTAACTTCAACAATTTCTTCtaccattattttttatttatgatgatgaatatgCGTTATACTATTTGATCAGTGAATGGGCACTTTATATTAGTTGGGCATAATGTGAATGTAACAATggctttatttttgtttcataatCTCTAGAATAACAATGAAGGGGCTATTTAACTACTTTGATCTTAACCGTTAACtgtttatcttatttctctgcATAGGCTGTCTaaacattaataatttaaaCTTCTAGACCACCTACCCGTCAAACACTATCTTATATGAAAATGTTTTCAGGTTGAAATGGAGAGAGAAGACCTTACCTCCAAAGGTACATATTGTTTCCTCTTTAGTTGTTTAGAAAAATAGTTGTTATAGTTCTATGCAGTATTGTTAGCTGCATTCTAGAGCCCAATGGTGACTCTAATTCTGTATAAAGGTTAGTATATATGAATGTTGGTTTAATCCTCAATAGCTGCACATGTAACTTGGATtggtttataatttataaactagTCTGTAGGAAAAGAAAGTTCATCAGATTTCAACTGATTGAACTAATGGCTTCTTGCTGGAAAATTGGTATTTATAGGGCTTCTTTGTTTATAATGTATAATGGTTTGTATTTCAGATTAACTATCAACTTCTTCGAACTGTTGGTTACAACTTTTAGTATTTTGGATAGATTACATTATTTTGTGCATAGCTTGTCCTTTTTTTACCTTTCAAAGTTTATCGTATTTTCCATTCCAATTTATTGAGTGCATTTTCCCGATCTATTTACTTTTGAAGATAATTCTGAACTACAATAGTCAAGATGAAGACTCTGAGTATGGAATCCTCCCAGGGAATGGTTTGCTGTTTAAGCCtttaaccacttctaaattgtCTAGAAGGTTTTCTTATCTAACCCAAGTTAATGGACTGCCACTAACCAAGTACTAAAAACGCTTAATcaagtttttggtcccttatatttattttaaatttcaatttggtcccttgtGTTACAAATTTCTTTTCCCTCCAAAATGGTAAATGTCTTTTCCCTCCAAAAAGGTAGAGGATACTTGTCTGTAGATTTGCCAGAGACAAAAAGCAAAGATCCTTGAACGATTCCACTTGCTGCAGTAACAGATGGATCAACTGCCATAAGTTCCGAGCATTCCAAACAACTTTTGTATAATCACAAGTTAATAATATCTCCTACAAATTTTTGAAGACATGAAAACAACGAAGGCAAAAGAGGGGACATTGAAAACCATAATGCCTTGGTTTGTCTCTAGTCGGAACACAATCTGTACAACTCCAAAAAAAAGGTTTCACTCTTGGAGGAACCTCCATCTTCCATATACATTTCCAATTTCCTTCTTCATGCAAACAAGATGTGTTAATGAATTCTAACTCAGCAAACCTGTCTGAAACAGATCGATAGGATTTGGACCATAATGTGTTTCTCTTTGTTCAATATTAGTATTGCTCTTTTAGGATTTGACCTTGTTAAAAAGGCAAAAACAACACATCAATGTACTCTAGAGGCAtttaataatgattatgattttaagaatagCTTCTTGCAGCTCCATAGGGgaggaaaaatatttagttgaatAAATTAGAGCATGTTGTTTtacattataaaatgatgaaacAATTATTTCATGATTGCAGCAAATTATTGTCTTTCCGACCTTGATTGTCCAAACAATGTGTGTGACCCTCCTAAAGTTTTAAAATGCGGTTGGTATTATTTATTGTTCTTGTGCTAATGAATAACAGTTAAGTTTAAAAGAAATTCTTTATTACATAGACGTTTTTAATTGTTAGTAATTTGCAAATACATCTTAGAGGTCTTTTCttagtaattttataaattaaattgatcaacaaaaaacacattaaatgacaaaattgacTAAAAATCGCATCTGaagaccaaaataaataaagatcaTGAGGTTTTTGAAGTAGcgttcaacaacttttggtcaaaggtcatttcattcaattttatacattctaacaaaagtactttttttaaaaggtacTTTATTggtattgtgtttggcctagcttctccttaaaaatggtagataagttgaaaaaaaaagtcgGACCAAACAGTATCTTATAGACGTATTtgcaattttgatacatttaaaAACAAGTGACAACGATTTCACActtttagagactaaaatgtTTGTTTACCATTAAGTTTATACTTATGTCGTAATATTGGAAttaatatacatttatttagacttcaatttatatttctctaacattttaaatttttgacaaGTTTGTATATCATGTTGGTGTTGTTAACCCATGTTCTATTTTAGAATACATAGAAAACAAGAGCCTCACAACATAATTACGATTAATTACTTTAAGTGCAATATGATTAAGTAAAGTTGATCCGAAATGGAAGAACGATGACAGATGGTTGTGAAAATATGTAATCAATTGGATGAGTGGTGCTAAACATTTGTGGCTTAACTTTGTACGggcattaaaatcaaattaaaaagaaaaggtatTGACATTTGGTTTGATTCTGCAGTGTTTAAATGTGAAGCTCTAGTTGAGTACCATATAGATTAATAGATTTGTACAATACTCTTTTTTAAACACTAGTACTAggtgaaaataaaaatgcattgAAAAGGAGAACTCAATTTAAATATTAGAATTCTGAATTTGATAAAGGTTTGCTTCgtgaaaaaatgttactttaTTGGTTCTTGCTGGTTAATAGTACTCCTTCCATCTCATTTTAACCATCGCTTTTACATTTTGCGATTCTTAAAGAAATGATTAGTTGTGTCAATTTTAAtagtataatttattaaaatatttatattaattatagttagtggagtagttaaatGAAGTAAAATTCACTAAATATGGATATATGagtaagagaaaaataaaaaatgttgtatTCATATTCTAAATGATAATTATTgtgagacaaaaaaaatgcaaaagcgATAATTGAAATAAGACAGTAAGAGTATATCGTATCTTACGAGAGAGCAATTATGGTGTGGACACATTATTTAATCACACTCATAAAAATGCACATCTTGTTGCACAAAAATAATGCCGatcttataattatttaaaaaaaaatgttaaatatatttttgagtcgtataaatataccaatttttagttttagtatctctaaaattttcctttaactGTCGATAGAATCGgaggtagttaactaccgatcgAACCGACATTAGTTAACTACCGATCGAACCGACATTAGTTAACTACCAATGGGGTTAAAATGGTTATTTCGTGATGTTTCTTAGCATTCTTTGAAGTCTAAACATCAATTTTCAGGATGCATTGATTCCATATTTTTTGGCCCAACCCAATTTTTGATAGTTGCGATCTTTTAAATGATAGTTCTCTGTTAGAGATATGATTTCAGATCAGCAAGTCAAGATCCGCACATGAAGGGTTACTTGTTGAATAAGATATCTTAGGTTTGGGAAGATTAGCTCCAAATCAGCTAGGATATAGCATTAATTATCAAAGATAAATCACAAGAGGGGAACCACACCACTTGTCATGCCAAAATATGATAATGGAGCTAACTTTTGTTTCAAGCGAGGAACTCCTTTTGGCGAAATAATTCTTTAATTCCTTATCCTATTTTTGACACAAGGTTAGGGGGGGAGTTGTGCAAAGGATTGCTTTGGTTTCTGGGTAAGGAATTGTGAAGGCTTGCACATTGAATCGGAAGTGAAAATTGGTGGCGGTGGGTGGTTGTTAAGCTTACCTCAAAGAGAAGAAAGGTGAGAAATGTTGGTGGTGAACAATGTCATTTTCACTAGAGCAACTTTTTTTTGCAATCGAATAATTGTCAATGTGTTATATACTTTAAAAATGGGAGAAaagattgaatattttattaaaatatattaaaaatgatacGAGTTTTTATTTggactattttttttaggttcataTTAAACTTACTCttaaatattagaatttttgtTATTAGAAATATTTTCTCATCAAAAAGCATGTTTAGAACAAATGTTACCTTTTGTACCTCATGAAACCCCACAATCAAAAACATTTTCGCGAGTGTACAAGTCCTTTGCACACCATCCagaccatgggaaagttgagtTGTTGAATTCCATTGGATCCTCAACACTCATTCAGTCATTTGTTTCGGCTTCCTCAACTGCGTAACTACGAGGCACATACACTTTATAGATTAGGTGTGTTCCGGTGTCAGACATGTATCATATCTGATACCAACACATGTAATTTcactgaattatatgattttttcaaattattagcgatGTCGATGTTTAAGTGTCTGTATCCATACTTCATTGCGTACATATTATGCTTGAATGAGATTATCGAAAATGATAAACTGAAAGATGAAGGAAAATTGGTAGGTTGTGTGGAAATTAGTGGTACCTTCTAAAGTGTGTAATTGTGTTTGGTGAACAATTTGGAATTGCTTACCAACTTGAGCTAGATTGATcgatatgatgttaatgttgaCATCCATTGTCTGTGGTGTAGTAGTAGTAGTCCAGAGACAACTGATAACTTGTTGTACAAGAAATGCAAGTTAGATTTTCGGCTGTCTTCTACAACTTAATAAAATGACATCATCTTTTATCattctttgatttttaataaaatgacttAGGTACCGTTTGGTCAGGTTTTTTTTACGATCTtaaagc is from Medicago truncatula cultivar Jemalong A17 chromosome 1, MtrunA17r5.0-ANR, whole genome shotgun sequence and encodes:
- the LOC25482558 gene encoding two-component response regulator ORR21 isoform X1, with product MPASLQSSGEFPAGLRVLVVDDDVTTLKIIEQMSLRCHYQVTTCSEATVALKILRERKGCFDVVLSDVHMPDMDGYKLLEHVGLEMDLPVIMMSVDDRTSTVMKGIRHGACDFFIKPVRMEELRNIWQHVARKILNENKEHDNSGSIEDNDRNTQGNDDNDNTSSVAGATKGIVKEQKKRSNLKDEDVELENDDPSASKKPRVVWSVELHQQFVSAVNQLGLDKAVPKRILEMMNVPGLTRENVASHLQKFRLYLKRLSVVAHQQNGMLNTVHGTIESKLAATGRYDIQALAGSGHVSPETLAALQAELLGHPATNIMPTVDRTALMHASVQGTKHSLADDHAVACGQPLVKYPSNIVNNFPQSILKVDDSSSIYGAWPPSSTLGSVSSGRLGVQNNNTLVDILQHQQQHQHQQKQQQSQIHDQNRSINVQPSCLVVPAQSSNTFQAVNSVASVNKDCSFSRNAIIDYSQSSQKSSNSSSSSQYPGGETRATSISPQISSFSVGSRNNNIQQIQNSTLTFGAARPLPGLLPLTLRQVPYDIKSSDSLDEVCLRNLGFVGKGTCIPSFENKIQSSANDFSQMKVFMASNGNTVKEELEEEPSLIRYPNASQPVLQNYPSHDHSSAFT
- the LOC25482558 gene encoding two-component response regulator ORR21 isoform X2, which codes for MPDMDGYKLLEHVGLEMDLPVIMMSVDDRTSTVMKGIRHGACDFFIKPVRMEELRNIWQHVARKILNENKEHDNSGSIEDNDRNTQGNDDNDNTSSVAGATKGIVKEQKKRSNLKDEDVELENDDPSASKKPRVVWSVELHQQFVSAVNQLGLDKAVPKRILEMMNVPGLTRENVASHLQKFRLYLKRLSVVAHQQNGMLNTVHGTIESKLAATGRYDIQALAGSGHVSPETLAALQAELLGHPATNIMPTVDRTALMHASVQGTKHSLADDHAVACGQPLVKYPSNIVNNFPQSILKVDDSSSIYGAWPPSSTLGSVSSGRLGVQNNNTLVDILQHQQQHQHQQKQQQSQIHDQNRSINVQPSCLVVPAQSSNTFQAVNSVASVNKDCSFSRNAIIDYSQSSQKSSNSSSSSQYPGGETRATSISPQISSFSVGSRNNNIQQIQNSTLTFGAARPLPGLLPLTLRQVPYDIKSSDSLDEVCLRNLGFVGKGTCIPSFENKIQSSANDFSQMKVFMASNGNTVKEELEEEPSLIRYPNASQPVLQNYPSHDHSSAFT